The Diadema setosum chromosome 4, eeDiaSeto1, whole genome shotgun sequence genome window below encodes:
- the LOC140227048 gene encoding galactosylceramide sulfotransferase-like isoform X1, which translates to MLCQASDTRAIQTKEERNVMSSNGTCSQQRRIVFVKTHKTASSTTASILERFGYLHNLSFAVRPAGHILTENSLFDRSVVADQEALSSKNCSNVGEGFDMLTNHARYNRPEMDAVVHHAKYVTIIREPVAQFESAFSYFKVAEKIGLSKYDQPIEEFMKQPRTYLNMRAYDYYWQAMRNQQLFDLGLDHKYHDDEYMVDYKIETLAKEIDLVMITEYYHESLLLLKKLLCWDFDDILYLSNGVRVPSRRYSLSPELRTKIRSWNCADAKLYERFNRTFWEKVQEYGPSFYKDLATFKRMQTEVTQECIDFTATVDDGRELRYKPKSNASSRCRDILRGDVSYTSLIQDRMRENGEVSSKFSLAYLRDVYYSVFHS; encoded by the coding sequence GGCAATTCAAACGAAGGAAGAGAGAAATGTGATGTCATCAAATGGCACGTGTTCTCAGCAGCGGCGTATAGTCTTTGTCAAGACACACAAGACGGCGAGCAGCACCACAGCTTCCATCCTAGAGCGTTTCGGCTACCTCCACAACCTCTCGTTCGCCGTCCGCCCGGCTGGACACATACTCACTGAAAATTCCCTCTTTGATCGCTCCGTTGTCGCCGACCAGGAGGCGCTGTCTTCGAAAAACTGCTCCAACGTTGGCGAGGGTTTCGACATGCTGACAAACCACGCTCGCTACAACCGGCCCGAAATGGACGCCGTGGTGCATCACGCCAAATACGTGACCATCATCAGGGAACCCGTTGCGCAGTTCGAGTCGGCGTTCAGCTACTTCAAGGTGGCGGAAAAAATCGGCCTCAGCAAGTACGATCAACCCATTGAAGAGTTCATGAAGCAACCACGAACGTACCTGAATATGAGAGCGTACGACTACTATTGGCAGGCCATGCGAAACCAACAGCTATTCGACCTGGGCTTGGATCACAAGTACCACGACGACGAATACATGGTCGATTACAAGATTGAGACACTCGCCAAAGAGATCGACCTCGTGATGATCACAGAGTATTATCACGAGTCGCTCTTACTCTTGAAAAAACTCCTGTGCTGGGATTTCGATGATATTCTTTACTTATCAAACGGTGTTCGCGTGCCCAGCCGCAGGTATTCGCTCTCACCCGAGCTTCGAACGAAGATTCGAAGTTGGAATTGCGCAGACGCTAAACTCTATGAGCGTTTCAACAGGACTTTTTGGGAGAAGGTCCAGGAATACGGGCCAAGTTTTTACAAGGATCTTGCCACGTTCAAGCGCATGCAGACTGAGGTGACACAAGAGTGCATCGATTTCACAGCGACAGTCGATGACGGGCGAGAACTGAGGTACAAACCGAAATCGAACGCGAGCTCGAGATGCAGAGACATTCTACGCGGTGACGTCAGTTACACGTCACTTATACAGGACCGCATGCGCGAGAACGGAGAAGTTTCGTCAAAGTTTTCTCTAGCGTATCTGCGAGACGTGTATTATTCTGTCTTTCATTCCTGA
- the LOC140227048 gene encoding galactosylceramide sulfotransferase-like isoform X2: protein MSSNGTCSQQRRIVFVKTHKTASSTTASILERFGYLHNLSFAVRPAGHILTENSLFDRSVVADQEALSSKNCSNVGEGFDMLTNHARYNRPEMDAVVHHAKYVTIIREPVAQFESAFSYFKVAEKIGLSKYDQPIEEFMKQPRTYLNMRAYDYYWQAMRNQQLFDLGLDHKYHDDEYMVDYKIETLAKEIDLVMITEYYHESLLLLKKLLCWDFDDILYLSNGVRVPSRRYSLSPELRTKIRSWNCADAKLYERFNRTFWEKVQEYGPSFYKDLATFKRMQTEVTQECIDFTATVDDGRELRYKPKSNASSRCRDILRGDVSYTSLIQDRMRENGEVSSKFSLAYLRDVYYSVFHS from the coding sequence ATGTCATCAAATGGCACGTGTTCTCAGCAGCGGCGTATAGTCTTTGTCAAGACACACAAGACGGCGAGCAGCACCACAGCTTCCATCCTAGAGCGTTTCGGCTACCTCCACAACCTCTCGTTCGCCGTCCGCCCGGCTGGACACATACTCACTGAAAATTCCCTCTTTGATCGCTCCGTTGTCGCCGACCAGGAGGCGCTGTCTTCGAAAAACTGCTCCAACGTTGGCGAGGGTTTCGACATGCTGACAAACCACGCTCGCTACAACCGGCCCGAAATGGACGCCGTGGTGCATCACGCCAAATACGTGACCATCATCAGGGAACCCGTTGCGCAGTTCGAGTCGGCGTTCAGCTACTTCAAGGTGGCGGAAAAAATCGGCCTCAGCAAGTACGATCAACCCATTGAAGAGTTCATGAAGCAACCACGAACGTACCTGAATATGAGAGCGTACGACTACTATTGGCAGGCCATGCGAAACCAACAGCTATTCGACCTGGGCTTGGATCACAAGTACCACGACGACGAATACATGGTCGATTACAAGATTGAGACACTCGCCAAAGAGATCGACCTCGTGATGATCACAGAGTATTATCACGAGTCGCTCTTACTCTTGAAAAAACTCCTGTGCTGGGATTTCGATGATATTCTTTACTTATCAAACGGTGTTCGCGTGCCCAGCCGCAGGTATTCGCTCTCACCCGAGCTTCGAACGAAGATTCGAAGTTGGAATTGCGCAGACGCTAAACTCTATGAGCGTTTCAACAGGACTTTTTGGGAGAAGGTCCAGGAATACGGGCCAAGTTTTTACAAGGATCTTGCCACGTTCAAGCGCATGCAGACTGAGGTGACACAAGAGTGCATCGATTTCACAGCGACAGTCGATGACGGGCGAGAACTGAGGTACAAACCGAAATCGAACGCGAGCTCGAGATGCAGAGACATTCTACGCGGTGACGTCAGTTACACGTCACTTATACAGGACCGCATGCGCGAGAACGGAGAAGTTTCGTCAAAGTTTTCTCTAGCGTATCTGCGAGACGTGTATTATTCTGTCTTTCATTCCTGA